One stretch of Bosea vaviloviae DNA includes these proteins:
- a CDS encoding JmjC domain-containing protein has translation MLDSFARLESAGNSRSGTLLEIYHSGRPLAFELDSDFIKQIFSTDDLETYLFTAGVAADPDLFSMAHNGRPLAVSSTDDILRGLSAGSTLSLHGIQRRWPAAGRFASEVGEYFGSHVVVNVFIALSGGQAYPLHYDTQDLFILQAEGEKQWRVFRKWEVSDDPSVSIDHLGPPIIETKLSSGRCLYVPRGHYHSVSAADCGSTHTALGIHPVRIGDLGTRLLSPRRGLTTADQPISVQDLGGIGRELESLAQEIKQFALCGDAGEHVLQLLRWDLSRQNPLPGNYLNTVRKIDSAGAGTLFRRRPGVRFRCVLDGDRLFLLAHDFALPFPRKIEPAVRALLTKTHFSSTDFSQALTIEAALHLLKRLAVGGCLEIVPDE, from the coding sequence ATGCTCGATTCGTTCGCGCGGTTGGAAAGCGCCGGTAATTCGCGGTCTGGAACCCTACTAGAAATCTACCATTCCGGACGTCCACTCGCGTTCGAACTCGACAGCGATTTCATAAAGCAGATTTTCTCAACGGACGATCTTGAGACCTACCTTTTCACGGCCGGCGTTGCCGCCGACCCCGACCTGTTCAGTATGGCGCATAATGGGAGACCGCTCGCGGTCAGTTCGACCGATGACATATTGCGTGGTCTTTCGGCAGGATCAACCCTTTCGCTACATGGAATCCAGCGCCGATGGCCGGCGGCTGGGCGCTTCGCATCAGAAGTGGGGGAGTATTTCGGCAGCCATGTTGTCGTGAATGTATTTATTGCGCTCTCGGGGGGGCAGGCCTACCCGCTCCATTACGACACCCAAGATCTTTTCATTCTTCAAGCGGAGGGTGAGAAGCAGTGGCGGGTATTTCGAAAATGGGAAGTCAGCGACGACCCATCTGTGTCGATTGACCATCTCGGGCCGCCCATAATCGAGACTAAACTTTCATCCGGACGATGCCTGTATGTGCCTCGCGGCCACTATCATAGCGTAAGCGCTGCCGATTGCGGTTCGACTCATACCGCGCTTGGAATTCACCCAGTCCGTATTGGCGACCTGGGAACTCGCCTCCTCAGTCCTCGCCGAGGTCTCACGACCGCTGATCAGCCGATATCCGTCCAAGACCTGGGGGGTATCGGGCGAGAATTGGAATCGCTCGCGCAAGAGATCAAGCAATTTGCACTTTGTGGAGATGCAGGCGAACATGTTCTACAACTTCTGAGATGGGACCTTTCACGGCAGAATCCCTTACCTGGTAATTACCTTAACACGGTTCGGAAAATCGACTCCGCCGGGGCGGGTACTCTGTTTCGGCGTAGGCCAGGAGTTCGATTTCGATGCGTCCTCGACGGTGATCGATTGTTTCTGCTTGCCCATGATTTTGCGTTACCTTTTCCAAGAAAGATCGAGCCTGCCGTACGAGCACTGCTGACGAAGACACATTTCTCCAGCACAGACTTTTCGCAGGCCTTGACAATCGAAGCAGCGCTCCATCTGCTCAAACGCCTAGCGGTGGGTGGTTGCTTAGAAATCGTTCCGGACGAATGA
- the flgB gene encoding flagellar basal body rod protein FlgB, giving the protein MEPIYLFDIAAKKANWLAVRQNAVAQNVANANTPRYGAVDVEPFDAIVRKTTLTVAATSPNHITTTPAETMTAKQRKGESWSVVHSGNSVSLEQEMLKAGDIGRNYALMTNLVKSFHRMMMTAVKS; this is encoded by the coding sequence GTGGAGCCGATTTACCTCTTCGATATTGCCGCCAAGAAAGCGAATTGGCTTGCCGTTCGACAGAACGCCGTGGCGCAGAACGTCGCGAACGCCAATACGCCGCGCTACGGAGCGGTCGATGTCGAGCCTTTCGACGCCATCGTCAGGAAAACCACGCTCACCGTGGCGGCGACATCGCCAAACCACATCACCACGACGCCGGCAGAGACCATGACGGCCAAGCAGCGCAAGGGCGAGAGCTGGTCGGTTGTCCATTCCGGCAATTCGGTCAGCCTCGAACAGGAAATGCTCAAGGCCGGCGACATCGGCCGCAACTACGCGCTGATGACGAATCTCGTGAAAAGCTTCCACCGCATGATGATGACCGCAGTCAAAAGCTGA
- a CDS encoding flagellar basal body-associated FliL family protein — protein MAAPKLKLPAGRKRSRGSLPALRAAVPTVLLTLLAAGAGALWGTRVIGTVETTVMKRMEEASPHLSVNPAMAGGLVLKRLAPIVTNLAAPANAWVRIEAALVLEQKAALSAEPLIGAITEDILAFLRSVTARQMEGAAGLRNLREDLTERIAVRSKGLVRDIVIETLVVQ, from the coding sequence ATGGCCGCGCCCAAGCTCAAATTGCCGGCTGGCCGGAAACGCTCCAGAGGTTCCCTACCGGCACTGCGGGCAGCCGTGCCGACCGTGCTGCTGACCCTGCTCGCGGCCGGCGCCGGGGCACTCTGGGGCACTCGTGTCATCGGCACGGTCGAGACCACCGTGATGAAGCGGATGGAGGAGGCCTCGCCCCATCTCAGCGTCAATCCTGCGATGGCCGGCGGGCTGGTGCTCAAGCGGCTCGCGCCGATCGTGACCAATCTCGCCGCGCCGGCGAATGCCTGGGTGCGCATCGAGGCGGCGCTGGTGCTGGAACAGAAGGCGGCACTCAGTGCCGAGCCGCTGATCGGCGCCATCACCGAGGACATCCTGGCCTTCCTGCGCAGCGTCACGGCGCGGCAGATGGAAGGCGCCGCGGGCCTGCGAAACCTGCGCGAGGACCTCACCGAGCGGATCGCGGTGCGCTCGAAAGGCCTCGTCCGCGACATCGTCATCGAAACCCTGGTCGTCCAGTGA
- a CDS encoding B12-binding domain-containing radical SAM protein has translation MADLLLINASNFPANPIYPYAFVQLSALARRQGITVSCLDLLGLPQPRYEDAISRAIIDTSPSLIGFHVRQADSVSQRDYAPAPGNPKSDFFPLDDTRFAVEIARRVSSAPLIGGGFGFTVHASRTFEHLGLDYGCAGDGDPLFTYFENLIAGRDLHAVPNLIWYNEDTVASNHRCFYGPNPEREYDATSIQSLERFYGTETLYGTNQPSIAVELARGCPYACYFCTEPTVKGRTVRYRDLDVVFGEIGFLNSFGLNNIWLVCSELNIGNEELAVKLAEKFIAFNSKRTSKVRWRAYHLPKWITRSTLDLLYRSGFRGGWNDYPSFDDENLRKTRVPYRSKDAVQHLANTIAVCSNIHEGRKRAFSMFLGNAFSSPSVLKNSLDVFDQCGFQKHFLEASVGGATRAFEGVSIGSGIPGSDLPITYRRDSSHSSTMNIICPTYFFAPPLLEAAGSEEALLSFFHYAERCFLSRAYEFEDNWADILLTALRSPWSHGLWRSFLESNSAASLWNLLADTVPGTTGFLGPECGDLVLAERLAEENSTLGRHLSTPLRLICTELGRQAIELDTALLASHEVAEVIGLLLQDESPYACFVALSKRFPSNQSVLDFLLETSTDRTGAASWAVQVGIKAKGVSLRPEFAAVLGISLQESAPLP, from the coding sequence ATGGCTGACCTGCTTCTGATAAACGCCTCAAATTTTCCGGCAAACCCGATTTACCCTTACGCGTTCGTGCAACTGAGTGCGCTGGCCCGCCGGCAAGGGATTACCGTCTCGTGTTTGGACCTATTGGGTCTACCCCAGCCGCGCTACGAGGATGCCATCTCCCGAGCCATTATCGATACCAGTCCGAGCCTTATCGGATTCCACGTTAGGCAAGCCGATTCGGTTTCTCAGCGCGACTATGCGCCAGCGCCGGGCAATCCGAAGTCCGATTTCTTTCCGCTCGACGACACGCGCTTCGCAGTCGAGATTGCCCGACGAGTGAGTTCAGCACCGCTAATTGGGGGTGGGTTCGGGTTCACCGTTCACGCATCTCGCACTTTCGAACATCTCGGGCTGGACTACGGGTGCGCTGGCGACGGCGACCCATTGTTTACCTATTTCGAAAACCTCATCGCGGGCCGCGATCTTCACGCTGTGCCCAACTTGATTTGGTACAACGAAGACACCGTTGCTTCAAATCATCGCTGTTTTTACGGCCCAAACCCGGAAAGAGAGTATGATGCCACATCCATACAATCCTTAGAGAGATTCTACGGCACAGAAACGCTGTACGGAACGAATCAACCAAGCATAGCGGTGGAATTGGCGCGCGGTTGCCCCTATGCGTGCTATTTTTGCACGGAACCAACCGTGAAGGGGCGCACCGTTCGATACAGGGATCTTGACGTTGTTTTCGGGGAGATTGGGTTTCTCAATTCTTTCGGGCTAAATAATATTTGGCTAGTGTGCTCAGAACTCAATATTGGAAACGAGGAACTCGCGGTCAAACTCGCCGAAAAATTCATCGCCTTCAACTCGAAGCGCACTTCAAAGGTACGATGGCGTGCATATCACCTTCCTAAGTGGATCACTCGCTCAACACTCGATCTCCTTTATCGCTCGGGTTTTCGTGGCGGGTGGAATGATTACCCATCCTTTGATGACGAGAACTTACGAAAGACAAGAGTCCCCTACAGATCGAAAGATGCAGTGCAGCATCTCGCTAACACAATTGCCGTCTGCTCCAACATTCATGAAGGTCGCAAAAGAGCTTTTTCCATGTTCCTGGGAAATGCTTTTTCGTCGCCTTCGGTGCTTAAAAATTCGCTCGATGTTTTCGATCAATGCGGCTTTCAGAAGCATTTTCTAGAAGCCAGTGTGGGCGGTGCAACTCGTGCATTCGAAGGAGTATCGATAGGGTCGGGTATACCAGGATCTGATTTGCCAATCACGTATCGCCGTGATTCATCACACTCGTCTACAATGAACATCATTTGTCCCACTTATTTCTTTGCTCCCCCCCTTCTGGAAGCCGCAGGTTCGGAAGAAGCTCTATTATCGTTTTTTCACTATGCTGAGCGGTGTTTTTTGAGCAGGGCTTACGAATTTGAGGATAATTGGGCTGACATTTTGCTCACTGCGCTTCGATCGCCATGGTCGCATGGGCTTTGGAGGTCATTTCTGGAAAGTAATTCTGCCGCGTCTTTGTGGAACCTCCTGGCAGACACTGTACCCGGGACGACTGGCTTTTTAGGTCCGGAATGCGGGGATCTTGTACTCGCTGAGCGGCTCGCGGAAGAAAACTCCACGCTGGGTAGGCACCTATCGACCCCGCTCCGTCTGATCTGCACAGAATTAGGGCGGCAGGCAATCGAACTCGATACAGCTCTGCTTGCATCCCACGAAGTCGCGGAGGTCATCGGACTGTTGCTGCAAGATGAAAGCCCTTACGCCTGCTTTGTGGCACTGTCCAAACGATTTCCGTCCAACCAATCGGTGCTCGACTTCCTGCTCGAAACTTCGACTGACCGAACGGGGGCCGCATCCTGGGCGGTGCAGGTAGGGATTAAGGCCAAGGGTGTTAGCCTTCGTCCGGAGTTTGCTGCTGTCCTCGGCATCTCTCTTCAAGAGAGTGCTCCTTTGCCTTAA
- the flgH gene encoding flagellar basal body L-ring protein FlgH, translated as MKALILAACAVTLGGCSQDLAELNREPQLSRVGSGLSTPREAIPVSQQSGRLVDVSFNSIYTRHSEDLFRDTRAMKLGDVVTVRISIKDKAKLDNNSNRSRNSVAKFGLDFLAAFGGNSSSANISSNVDSESSSRGKGLTDRSEEVDLSIAAVVTEILPNGNLMINGSQEVRVNYDMRVLNIAGMVRPRDITGTNTISYDKIAEARISYGGRGRGMEVQQPGWGHQVYDRVMPF; from the coding sequence ATGAAGGCTCTCATCCTCGCGGCTTGCGCCGTCACGCTCGGCGGCTGCTCGCAAGACCTGGCCGAACTCAACCGCGAACCGCAATTGTCCCGCGTCGGGAGCGGGCTGTCGACGCCGCGCGAAGCGATCCCGGTCAGCCAGCAATCAGGCCGCCTGGTCGATGTTTCGTTCAACTCGATCTACACGCGCCACAGCGAGGATCTGTTCCGCGACACACGGGCAATGAAGCTCGGCGACGTCGTCACGGTGCGCATCTCGATCAAGGACAAGGCCAAGCTCGACAACAACTCCAACCGCTCGCGCAATTCGGTCGCCAAATTCGGGCTCGATTTCCTCGCCGCCTTCGGCGGCAATTCGAGCTCGGCCAATATCAGCTCGAATGTCGATTCCGAATCCTCGTCGCGTGGCAAGGGGCTGACCGATCGCTCGGAGGAGGTCGATCTCTCGATTGCGGCCGTGGTCACGGAAATCCTGCCCAACGGCAATCTGATGATCAACGGCTCGCAGGAGGTGCGCGTGAACTACGACATGCGCGTCCTCAACATCGCCGGCATGGTTCGGCCGCGCGACATCACCGGCACGAATACGATCTCCTACGACAAGATCGCCGAGGCGCGGATTTCCTATGGCGGCCGCGGCCGCGGCATGGAGGTGCAGCAGCCGGGCTGGGGCCATCAGGTCTATGACCGGGTCATGCCCTTCTGA
- a CDS encoding MotE family protein → MLQHREAPGSGVDPGVFLKICKIYFAEVSLAKASHPIISSYHSSELLVMLLRTSLGGPLLSVAILALAGMPLASQAQTPRTTPPAAASGTSDAANFCASIRDSAAEARFAWQANTLKTLEAKLTDTLKKLEERKAELETLTAKRDAEIQQTETRITEIFARMRPEAAALQLAAMDEAMAVSLLGKLPPRTASAVLNEMEAARAAQLAEALGGRRTPANRTPTTGVQTR, encoded by the coding sequence TTGCTGCAGCATCGAGAGGCGCCGGGATCAGGTGTTGATCCCGGCGTTTTTCTTAAGATTTGCAAGATCTATTTCGCCGAGGTCAGCCTCGCGAAAGCATCGCACCCAATAATCTCATCATACCATTCAAGCGAGTTGCTCGTAATGCTGCTGAGGACATCTCTGGGCGGTCCGTTGCTGTCAGTCGCCATCCTGGCGTTGGCCGGCATGCCGCTGGCCTCGCAGGCGCAGACGCCGAGGACGACACCGCCCGCAGCAGCTTCGGGGACCTCCGACGCTGCGAATTTCTGCGCCAGCATCCGCGATTCCGCGGCCGAGGCCCGTTTCGCATGGCAGGCCAATACCTTGAAGACGCTCGAAGCCAAGCTGACCGACACGCTCAAGAAGCTCGAGGAGCGGAAAGCCGAGCTCGAGACCCTGACCGCCAAGCGCGATGCCGAAATCCAGCAGACCGAGACGCGCATCACCGAGATCTTCGCGCGGATGCGGCCCGAGGCGGCGGCGCTGCAGCTAGCGGCGATGGATGAGGCGATGGCCGTCTCGCTCCTGGGCAAGCTGCCGCCACGCACGGCCAGCGCCGTGCTGAACGAAATGGAGGCCGCGCGCGCGGCCCAACTCGCCGAAGCCCTGGGCGGCCGCCGTACGCCCGCCAACAGAACGCCAACAACCGGAGTCCAGACCCGATGA
- the fliP gene encoding flagellar type III secretion system pore protein FliP (The bacterial flagellar biogenesis protein FliP forms a type III secretion system (T3SS)-type pore required for flagellar assembly.): MKLATTLIFLLAGVAAAGAQSLGLDGLLPSGGASASGRIVQIVAMLTILSVAPGLLMMVTSFSRFVIALSFLRSGLGLQSTPANLILISLALFMTFFVMAPTFDKAWQNGVQPLVENKISEGEAYTKITEPFRDFMLTQTRPADLRLFADIAPQSIRPTDPTQSVDLRILIPSFMISELRRAFEIGFLIALPFLVIDMIVATVVMSMGMMMLPPTVISLPLKVIFFVLIDGWNLLIGGLVRSFS; the protein is encoded by the coding sequence ATCAAGCTAGCCACGACGCTCATTTTCCTGTTGGCCGGGGTCGCCGCCGCCGGTGCCCAGTCGCTCGGGCTCGACGGGTTGTTGCCCTCGGGCGGGGCCTCGGCTTCGGGCCGCATCGTGCAGATCGTGGCGATGCTGACGATCCTTTCGGTCGCGCCCGGGCTTCTGATGATGGTGACGAGCTTCAGCCGCTTCGTGATCGCCTTGTCGTTCCTGCGCTCGGGGCTCGGCCTGCAGAGCACGCCGGCCAATCTGATCCTGATCAGCCTGGCCCTGTTCATGACCTTTTTCGTCATGGCTCCGACCTTCGACAAGGCCTGGCAGAACGGCGTCCAGCCGCTGGTCGAGAACAAGATCAGCGAAGGCGAGGCCTATACCAAGATCACCGAGCCGTTTCGGGACTTCATGCTGACGCAGACCCGCCCGGCCGATCTGCGCCTCTTCGCCGATATCGCGCCGCAAAGCATCCGGCCGACCGACCCGACACAGAGCGTCGATCTGCGGATCCTGATCCCGTCCTTCATGATCTCGGAATTGCGGCGCGCCTTCGAGATCGGCTTCCTGATCGCCCTGCCATTCCTCGTCATCGACATGATCGTCGCGACGGTGGTGATGTCGATGGGCATGATGATGCTGCCGCCGACCGTGATCTCACTGCCCCTGAAGGTGATCTTCTTCGTCCTGATCGACGGCTGGAATCTCCTGATCGGCGGCTTGGTCAGATCGTTTTCCTAG
- the flgI gene encoding flagellar basal body P-ring protein FlgI: MALRSRLVAFICTLMVAVQGAAPAGATVRIKDIAGLQGVRDNQLVGYGLVIGLQGTGDSVRNSPFTGQALQSMLDRLGVNVRNSTLRTRNVAAVIVTADLPPFAGRGSRIDVSVASMGDATSLLGGTLVVTSLLAADGQTYALAQGRLNVSGFSVQGEAERVTQGVATAARIPGGALVERQVADQLASLHVLSLELRNPDFVTAERVAGAINAFSRERYKSTVAFALDHRTISLTRPVNLSTTRFIAEIERLTLEPDSPARVVVDERTGTVVIGRDVKISTVAVTHGNLTVRVTETPTVSQPEPFSNGETVVVPRTTVTATQGGTGRLAIINGANLHTLMRGLNQIGLKPAGIIAILQAIKTAGALQADLVVQ, encoded by the coding sequence ATGGCGCTCCGGTCGAGACTGGTCGCCTTCATCTGCACGCTCATGGTGGCGGTTCAGGGCGCCGCTCCCGCCGGGGCGACCGTCCGCATCAAGGACATCGCCGGGCTTCAGGGCGTGCGCGACAATCAGCTCGTGGGCTACGGCCTGGTGATCGGCCTGCAGGGCACGGGCGATAGCGTCCGCAATTCGCCCTTTACCGGCCAGGCGCTGCAATCCATGCTCGACCGGCTGGGCGTCAATGTCCGCAACAGCACGCTGCGCACCCGCAATGTCGCGGCGGTTATCGTGACGGCTGACCTACCTCCCTTCGCCGGGCGCGGCAGCCGCATCGATGTCAGCGTCGCCTCGATGGGCGATGCGACCTCGCTGCTCGGCGGCACGCTGGTGGTGACCTCGCTGCTTGCGGCGGATGGACAGACCTATGCGCTGGCGCAGGGCCGGCTCAATGTCTCCGGCTTCTCGGTCCAGGGCGAGGCGGAGCGGGTGACGCAGGGCGTCGCCACCGCGGCGCGGATTCCGGGTGGGGCGCTGGTCGAGCGCCAGGTGGCCGACCAGCTCGCCAGCCTGCATGTCCTGTCGCTTGAATTGCGCAATCCGGATTTCGTCACGGCCGAGCGGGTTGCGGGCGCGATCAACGCCTTCAGCCGCGAGCGCTATAAATCGACCGTCGCCTTCGCGCTCGACCACCGCACCATCAGCCTGACGCGGCCGGTCAATCTCTCGACCACCCGCTTCATCGCCGAGATCGAGCGCCTGACGCTGGAGCCGGATTCGCCCGCCCGTGTCGTCGTCGACGAACGTACCGGCACGGTGGTGATCGGCCGCGACGTCAAGATCTCCACCGTCGCCGTGACGCATGGCAATCTCACTGTCCGCGTCACCGAGACGCCGACGGTGTCGCAGCCCGAGCCATTCAGCAACGGCGAGACGGTCGTCGTGCCCCGGACCACGGTCACGGCGACGCAAGGGGGAACAGGCCGGCTCGCCATCATCAACGGGGCGAACCTGCATACGCTGATGCGGGGCCTCAACCAGATCGGGCTGAAGCCTGCCGGCATCATCGCGATCCTCCAGGCGATCAAGACCGCGGGCGCCCTGCAGGCAGATCTCGTCGTTCAATAG
- the flgA gene encoding flagellar basal body P-ring formation chaperone FlgA, which translates to MTRVPARSSLLAATLFCLGASCAQAAPGDVMLPVPVVTLYPGDVITDSHLVDRAFRLAMRASVDNRLALVGKVARRTLLPGQPIPINAVDDAKIVRRGVPTQVVFRESEMVITGIVEPLQSASVNEMVKARNPDTGLTVIGVVQANGTIRVGGE; encoded by the coding sequence ATGACCCGAGTTCCGGCGCGATCATCGCTTCTGGCCGCCACCCTGTTCTGCCTGGGCGCAAGCTGCGCGCAGGCGGCGCCCGGCGACGTCATGCTGCCGGTGCCCGTCGTCACGCTTTATCCCGGCGACGTCATCACCGATTCCCATCTCGTCGACCGCGCCTTCAGGCTGGCGATGCGGGCATCGGTCGACAACCGCCTGGCGCTTGTCGGTAAGGTGGCGCGGCGCACCCTGCTGCCGGGCCAGCCGATCCCGATCAATGCGGTGGACGATGCCAAGATCGTGCGGCGCGGCGTGCCGACGCAGGTCGTCTTCCGCGAGAGCGAGATGGTGATCACAGGGATCGTCGAGCCGCTGCAATCGGCCTCGGTCAACGAGATGGTGAAGGCGCGCAATCCGGATACCGGTCTCACGGTCATCGGGGTTGTCCAGGCCAACGGCACCATCCGCGTCGGAGGCGAGTGA
- a CDS encoding putative 2OG-Fe(II) oxygenase codes for MYAAAEQNVAMDLAWPTIISEAVFEEADQYRDTLINIIERAASRAGVSGQTGRLPELTMRPELVGIRKDLPREWWTFVLKSIQAHLAAVRPGLYPIGSKQVSELWPNIHRIGEFHAPHFHSFERSVLVGTYYVGVPEVRSELEACLALMDPRGRISASAEYNKFHGASEYIVQPVPGKLVLFPPHVVHYVYPHRSTTAVRYSISFNVSKAALAGGTGSADF; via the coding sequence ATGTACGCAGCAGCGGAACAAAACGTCGCGATGGATCTTGCTTGGCCAACCATCATAAGCGAGGCCGTATTCGAGGAGGCGGACCAATACCGTGACACTCTTATAAACATAATTGAGAGGGCAGCGAGCCGCGCCGGGGTCTCTGGCCAGACTGGCCGCCTGCCTGAGTTGACTATGCGGCCGGAGCTTGTGGGAATACGGAAGGACCTGCCAAGAGAATGGTGGACCTTCGTTCTGAAGAGCATACAGGCACACCTTGCTGCCGTACGTCCGGGCTTATACCCGATTGGCAGCAAACAGGTCTCGGAATTGTGGCCGAATATTCATCGTATCGGCGAGTTCCACGCGCCTCACTTCCACTCTTTTGAGAGGTCCGTACTCGTCGGCACGTATTATGTTGGCGTTCCGGAAGTGCGCAGTGAATTAGAGGCTTGTTTGGCGCTGATGGATCCGAGGGGACGAATTAGCGCCTCGGCTGAGTATAACAAATTCCACGGTGCAAGCGAGTATATCGTTCAGCCTGTCCCTGGAAAGCTTGTACTGTTTCCTCCACACGTGGTGCACTACGTTTATCCTCATAGATCGACAACAGCCGTCCGATACTCAATTTCGTTCAATGTCTCGAAGGCAGCGCTAGCCGGAGGAACGGGCAGTGCCGATTTTTGA
- a CDS encoding flagellar hook-basal body complex protein FliE yields the protein MLNAISALAPVAGQIGQGLQSLAASAVRPGFTAEAATQAPGADFGSVFASVSQGFVDNLAQGEAAAVAGVQGKAAVQDVVQAVMSAEQSLQLAMAMRDKVVSAYQEFIHMAI from the coding sequence ATGTTGAACGCAATCTCCGCACTTGCCCCGGTCGCGGGCCAAATCGGGCAGGGGCTGCAGAGCCTCGCTGCTTCGGCCGTCCGGCCGGGCTTTACGGCCGAGGCCGCGACCCAGGCTCCGGGCGCCGATTTCGGCTCGGTCTTCGCGAGCGTCTCGCAGGGCTTCGTCGACAATCTGGCGCAGGGCGAGGCCGCAGCCGTCGCCGGCGTCCAGGGCAAGGCTGCCGTCCAGGACGTGGTCCAGGCGGTGATGTCGGCGGAGCAGTCGCTGCAGCTGGCGATGGCCATGCGCGACAAGGTCGTCTCCGCCTACCAAGAATTCATCCACATGGCGATCTGA
- the flgG gene encoding flagellar basal-body rod protein FlgG: protein MKVLAIAATGMSAQQLNVEVIANNLANINTTSFKRARPEFTDLLYQTERSRGVPNRGGDGSIPEGASLGLGVRAAAIRNLHIQGALTQTGNKLDLAIDGRGWFKVTAPEGETLYARAGTFNTNADGDIVTADGYLLDPVIRVPADATDITVNESGLVLAKIPTEVQPRQLGQITLVNFANDAGLEPLGSNLYRETVASGQPVDGTPASTSFGKLRQGYLEASNVDPVKEITALIAAQRSYEMNAKVITAADQMAGTVSTGIR, encoded by the coding sequence ATGAAAGTCCTCGCCATCGCCGCGACCGGAATGAGCGCTCAACAGTTGAATGTTGAGGTCATCGCCAACAACCTCGCCAATATCAACACGACCTCGTTCAAGCGTGCGCGGCCCGAATTCACCGATCTGCTCTACCAGACCGAGCGCTCTCGCGGCGTGCCCAATCGCGGCGGCGATGGCTCGATCCCGGAAGGCGCCTCGCTCGGCCTGGGCGTGCGCGCCGCAGCGATCCGCAACCTGCACATCCAGGGCGCGCTGACCCAGACCGGCAACAAGCTCGACCTCGCCATCGACGGCCGCGGCTGGTTCAAGGTCACGGCGCCGGAGGGCGAGACGCTCTACGCCCGCGCCGGAACCTTCAACACCAATGCCGATGGCGACATCGTCACGGCCGATGGCTATCTGCTCGACCCCGTCATCCGCGTCCCCGCCGATGCGACCGACATCACGGTCAACGAATCCGGGCTGGTGCTGGCCAAGATCCCGACCGAGGTCCAGCCGCGACAGCTCGGCCAGATCACGCTGGTCAACTTCGCCAACGACGCTGGCCTGGAACCGCTGGGCAGCAATCTCTACCGGGAAACCGTGGCCTCGGGCCAGCCAGTCGACGGCACGCCGGCGAGCACCAGCTTCGGCAAGCTGCGCCAGGGCTATCTCGAGGCGTCCAATGTCGATCCCGTGAAAGAGATCACGGCGCTCATCGCGGCCCAGCGCTCCTATGAGATGAACGCCAAGGTGATCACCGCCGCCGACCAGATGGCCGGCACCGTCTCCACCGGCATCCGGTAA
- the flgC gene encoding flagellar basal body rod protein FlgC, with protein sequence MIDPIDASLRIAGAGLQAQSTRVRVVSENLANAQSTGKTAGADPYRRKTVTFENTMDRALGAALVKIKGVGVDKSAFRVEFEPSHPAADAKGYVKLPNVSMLLEMADMREANRSYEANLQMIKQVRSMQSMTIDLLRNG encoded by the coding sequence ATGATCGACCCTATTGACGCATCGCTCCGCATCGCCGGCGCCGGCCTCCAGGCCCAGTCGACGCGTGTGCGCGTGGTCTCCGAAAACCTGGCCAACGCGCAGTCGACGGGCAAGACCGCCGGCGCCGATCCTTACCGGCGCAAGACCGTGACCTTCGAGAATACCATGGATCGTGCGCTCGGCGCGGCGCTGGTCAAGATCAAGGGCGTCGGTGTCGACAAATCGGCCTTCCGTGTCGAGTTCGAGCCGAGCCATCCGGCCGCCGACGCGAAGGGCTACGTCAAGCTGCCCAACGTCTCGATGCTGCTCGAAATGGCCGACATGCGCGAGGCCAATCGCTCCTACGAGGCCAACCTGCAGATGATCAAGCAGGTGCGCTCGATGCAATCCATGACGATCGACCTGCTGAGGAACGGCTGA
- a CDS encoding response regulator: protein MKILAIDDTKTLLSLLCLTLRNAGHDVAAAENGEEGLATFDKFKPDLVITDLNMPLMDGIQFTRACRAKPEGENIPIIMLTTENGAEIKAEGRRAGASAWMVKPFEPSTLLGIVARYQG from the coding sequence ATGAAGATCCTGGCCATCGACGACACCAAGACCCTGCTCAGCCTGCTGTGCCTGACATTGCGCAATGCCGGCCATGACGTGGCGGCGGCGGAGAACGGCGAGGAGGGCTTGGCGACTTTCGACAAGTTCAAGCCGGATCTGGTGATCACCGACCTCAACATGCCGTTGATGGACGGCATCCAGTTCACCCGCGCCTGCCGGGCGAAGCCCGAGGGGGAGAACATCCCGATCATCATGCTGACCACCGAGAACGGCGCCGAGATCAAGGCGGAAGGTCGTCGTGCCGGCGCCAGCGCCTGGATGGTCAAACCTTTTGAGCCCTCGACCCTGCTCGGCATCGTCGCCCGCTATCAGGGCTGA